In Streptomyces paludis, the genomic stretch ACTCCCCTATCGAAATCCCCTCGAATACCTGGCTCCGGGCAGCGAGTTCGGAGACCGGAAGGTCCCGTTCGGCACCGATCCGGCGAGCCGCCACTTCGGAGGACACCACTTCTCGGTGGAACCGGGCGAAGACACCGGGATCATCGGCCTGGCAACGGGGAACACGCCAGCACATTCACACTACTTCGACCCAGAGAAGGGCCCTAATTCCTTGCACAATATCGCCAATATTGTCACTGGAAACGGAAGTCGAATCAAGACCACGGAGCCTAGGTGAGCTTGAGGAGAATCGTCACAAGCGTCATCTTTTCTCTCTTACTGACGGCCTGCGGAACGGAACAGCAGGCGAAGGACAGGCACCCGAACATGGATATGAAGCAGGCCGGGAACCGGACCGAGGAACTACTCGACGCTACGCTCAACGCAGTTGAGCCACCGGTCGAATGGGGTTACGACACCTCCAACGAGACCGCGTGCAGCACCGGCCTCAACCTTCCGACCGGCACCACGTCGGTCCACCGCAACCGGTATGTCTCCACCAGAGTCTCGGAGCAGCGCCGGGGTAACTTCTTCGGCGTGATTCAGCGTTACTGGGAGAAGCAAGGGTTCACCATTACCAGCGTCAACGCCGACAGAGTGATGCCCACCCTGAACGCCAGAACGCCCGACGGCTTCGCTCTGTCCCTCGGAGTGGGGGCGATCGGCAACGTATGGTTCGCCGGCGCCTCCCCCTGCGCCTCCGATTCCGACCTCACCTTCCCCAAGGGCACCCCCGACAAGCCCGGTGGCCCCAAAGGGCTGCCCGACCTCGTCCCCCGCCACGAGTCCCCCTTCTGGTCGTCCACCGAGCCGCTCAAGACGTAGCACCCGGCACCACCAGCCCCGATTCGTACGCCACAATCACCAGTTGCGCCCGGTCACGCGCCCCGAGTTTGCCCATGATGCGGCTGACATGGGTCTTCGCGGTGAGGGGGCTCAAGCCCAGCGCTTCCGCGATCGCCGTATTGGTGTGGCCGCGGGCCACCAGCGCGAGGACCTGGCGTTCGCGTGCGGAGAGGCGGTCAGGACCACCGGTCACGTCGGACGTGGGCGGGGGCGGGGGCGGGGTGCTCAGCACGCGGGCGATGAGGCGGGAGGTCGGGCCCGGGGACAGCAGCGCGTCGCCCGCCGCGACGGTTCGGATGGCGGCGAGGAGATCGGCCGGGTGGGTGTCCTTGACCAGGAAGCCGGACGCGCCGGCGCGCAGGGCCTCCAGGATGTGGTCGTCCGTGTCGTACGTCGTGAGGACGAGAATCCTCACCCCGGCGAGATCGTCGTCCGCGGCGATCAGCCGGGTCGCCTCGATCCCGTCGAGGTCCGGCATCCGGATGTCCATGACGACCAGGTCCGCACGGGCCGAACGGGCCAGTTCCACGGCTTCCCTGCCGGTGCCCGCCTGGCCGACCACCTCCATGTCGCCGGCCGATTCGACAAGCATCGCGAACGCCGCCCGTACCAGCGTCTGATCGTCCGCGAGCAGTACCCGTATCGTCGTCGCGCTCATCTCTCGTTCCCCCTCAACGGCAGTACCGCGGACACCTCGAAGCCGCCGCTCTCCCGCGGCCCCGCCAACAGCGTGCCACCGACGCTGCGGGCGCGTTCCCGCATCCCGATGATGCCGAAGCCGGAACGGGAACCGGAGCCAGTACCAAAACCGGAACCGCCACCGCCCTCGTCCGTGACCGTCACATACAGCGCCGCGTCCCGCGCCGCCACGGACACCGCCGCCCGCGCCTCAGGACCCGCGTGGCGTACGGAGTTGGTCAGCGACTCCTGCACGATGCGGTACGCGGCGGCCCCCACCGCCGGTGGCACGGGCCCCGCCCCCTCCGTACGGAGGGTGAGCCGGGCCCTCGCCGTACGGGCCAGCGCGGGCAGCGCCGCGAGGCCGGGCAGCGGTCCCTCGCTCTCCCCGCGCGGGGAGAGGGCGTCCTCCTCCTCGCCCCGCAGTACCTCCAGCGTCGTACGGACCTCGGCGCGCGCCGTACGGCAGGTGCCCGCGATGTCGTCCAGCGCCTTGGCCACCGCCGCGCGGTCGAGCCGCTCGGGGTCCACGGTCAGGATGTGCGAGGCCACCGCCGTCTGTACCCCGATCAGGGTGATGGAGTGGGCCAGCAGATCGTGCAGATCCCTGGCGATCCGCAGCCGCTCCTCCGCCACCCGCCGCGCCGCCTCCTCCTCCCGCGTTCGTTCGGCCCGCTCCGCGCGGCCCTCCACGGAAGCGATGTACTGCCGGTATGTGCGCACATCCACCCCCCAGATGAGCACCGCGAGGAACCAGCCCGAGACACGCAGCAGCTCCAGCCCCTGGTGGGCGCTGATCGCGATCATCACCGTCAGGGCAAGGCCGGTGACCGCGCCGCCGATCAGCAGCGTCTGCCACGGGCGCACGATCGCGGCCACGGTGTAGAGGGCGAGCAGCGCGCCGGGGACGGCGGCCAGATGGACGTAGTCGGCCGCGTGGTACGGCACGACGCAGACCACGACCGCCAGCAGCACCAGCCGCGGCCGGCTCCGGCGCCACGCCAGCGGGACGATGCCGCCGAGGAGCAGCGCCCAGCCGAGCCCGTCCGGCGCGCGGCCGTTTCTGACGGTGAGGGCCAGTACGACGGCGAGCGCGGCCAGGGCCGTCGCGACGAGGGCGTCGTTGCGCAGTCGGCGCCGACGGGGCACGGCCAGGGGGTCACGGCTGACCGCTGTCAGGATCCGCTCGCCGAGGCGTGGCCGCCGTACCTCGGCGCCGTCCCCGTCAGCCACATCAGCCCTGTCAGCCACATCAGCCCTATCGGTCCTGCCGGCCCCGCCGGCCCTGCCGGCCCCACCGGCGCCGGCCCCACCGGCCCCACCAGCCCCACCGGCCCTGTCAGCCCCACCCGTCACTTCCGCAATGCCCCCGGCCACCACATCCTCCGCCCCAGAAGTACCGCCGCCGACGTCACCAAGTACGTCCGTACCAGGAAGGTATCCAGCAGTACCCCGACACCGACGACGAACCCCAGCTCGGCCATCATCACCAGCGGCAGACTCATCAGCACCGCGAACGTGGCGGCCAGGACGATTCCCGCCGAGGCGATCACCCCGCCCGTCGTACGCAGCGCGGTCAGCGCGGCGGCGGCCGGTTCGGCGCCGGACAGCGCTTCCTCACGGATCCGGTGCATCAGAAAGATGCCGTAGTCGACCCCGAGCGCGACCAGGAACACGAAGGACAGCAGCGGCAGTCCGCGGTCCACCCCGCCGAAGCCCAGCACCGGCCCGAAGACCAGCCCGCCGAGCCCCATGGCCGCGCCCCACACCGCGACGACCGCCACGACCAGGACCAGCGGGGCGACAAGGCTGCGCAGCAGGGCGATCAGGATCAGCAGGACGACGGCCAGGACGAGCGGCATGACGATCTTCCGGTCGTGCGCGCCGGCCCGGTCCAGGTCGAGCTGCTGGGCGCTCGGGCCGCCGACATGCCAGTCGTCGGCGCCGCCGCCGGCCCGGAGTCCGGCGCGCAGCGCCTCGATGGTCCGGGTCTCGCCGGCGGTCTGCGGCGCGTCCTTCGCGAAGACGATGATCTCGCTCCGGCCGGTCCCGCCCGCCGAGGGCTCGCTTCTGCCGGGTTCCGCCGACGCCACGCCCTCGGTGGTACGGGCCCGCTCCAGCGCCCGGTCCGCGCCGGCCGTCGGTCCGGTCAGGGCGATGGGCTGGCTGCCGCGCTCCGGATAGGCGTCCGCCAGGGTCCGCATCGCGGAGACGGACTCGGGCCGGTCGATGAAGCTGTCCGCCTGGGTGAGCGTGCCGGGCAGCCGGGACATGCCCAGCGCGAGCGCGCCGAGCAGAACGGCGCCCGCCGCCAGCACCACCGCCGGCCGGCGCCCCGCCGAGCCGCCCATCGCCGCGAAAAGGGAACGCCGTGACGGACGTCGGGCGGCGTCCCCGGGACCGGCACCGCGCCCCTGGTCGGCGCCGTACGCCGGAACCAGCGGCCAGAAGACCCGGCGGCCCAGGAGTACGAGTACGGCGGGCAGCAGCGTCAGCATCGCGGCCAGCGCGCAGAGCACGCCGACCGCGCCGACGGGACCCAGGCCGCGCATGTTGTTCAGATCGGCGGCGAGCAGGCACAGCAGCCCCAGCGCCACGGTGCCCGAGGAGGCGAGCACGGCCGGCCCGCTGCCGCGGAGGGCCGCGCGCATCGCGTCGTACACGTCCGGGGTACGCCGCAGCTCCTCGCGGTAACGGGCGACGAGCAGCAGCGCGTAGTCCGTCCCCGCGCCGAAGACCAGCACGGTCATGATTCCGGCGCTCTGGCTGGTCACCGTGAGGTCCATGCCCTGGACGACGCCGTAGACCAGCGCCCGGGCCGTGAAGGCGGCCACCCCGACCACGGCCAGCGGAACGAGCCAGAGGAACGGGCTGCGGTACGTGAGGATCAGCAGGACCGCGACGACGAGCACGGTCGCGATCATCAGTGTGCCGTCGAGTGTCTCGAAGACGCCCGTCGTATCGGTGCGCAGGGCGCCCGGCCCGCCGACCTCGACGCTCAGCCCGTCCGCGCGGAGACCGCTCGACACCGTCTTCCGTACGCCGTCGACGAACGCGGCCCGCGCGTCCTCGTCGCTCCCCGGCTCGGTGGTCGACACCGGGACCATGAGGGTGGTGCCGTCCTCGGACGGTACGGCGACGGGGGTGCCCCGGTCCGTGAGCCGGTGCGCGGCGGCCACCGCGGCGATCTGCCGCTCGGCCGTGCGCCGGTCGGCGGCGGTGAGCCCGGCGTCGCGGTGGTAGACGAGCACGAGATCGGTGGACTCCCCACCGGGCAGCCGCTGCTGGACGGTGGCGACCTGCGTGGAGTCCGCGTTCGCCGGCAGATAGTCCACGACGCTGTCACGCTGTACGTCGCCGAGCTTGCCGGCGAAGGGCGCGGCCACGGCGAGCACGAGTATCCAGAGCGCGAGGACGGCCCAGGGCAGCGCCCTGCGGCGCCCGCGCGGCGGCGGCCCGGCCGATGGCACCTCCGGCGTCGGTGCGGACTCCCGCGCTACGGATGGCGATGCCGGTACAGCCCTCATCCGGGCCCCCTCCTGGACGGTGTGTCCGGTCCCGCGCGGGACCGGATCGGTCCTGACCAGACTCCCGTCCGGGGAGGGGTGAATCGTCGCGCGCACGGCTGACTTCGCCGTTACTGCCAGGGGTGGCTCCGGCCCCGTACTACTCCTCGGGGAGTACAGCGGGTCCGAGGGGTACGGAGGGGGCGCTCCGCCTCAGGACGGTGTTCCCGACGCCGCCAGCAGCAGCCGTTCCGTGTCGGCCGCGCGCAGTTGGAGCGCGCCGCCGACCGTGGACAGCACCTCGCGCTCCGGTGGGCTGTACGCCCCGTCGGCCAGCGCGATCCGCGCGCCCTGGAGCAGGATCGACTCGCGGCCCGCCGGGGCCAGATGGGGTGCCAGGGGCTCCAGTGCCTCGTGCAGTTCGATGGCGAGGGCCGCGCCGCACGGGCCGGGCTCGGCGAGGAAGCGGCCGGTGTCCTCCGCGAGGGCGTCGACGAGGTCCGTCAGCCGGTCCTCCGTACAGTCCTCGAAGCCGGCCGCGCGTACGGTCAGCACGGCGGTCTCCCTGACCGTACGGGACGAGGTGCCGCCGGCGGCGAGGACGGCGAGCGCGACGGTGTGGACGGCGTCCCGGAGCATCGCGGAGAAGCGGATGGTGGTGGGGTGGTCGAGGACGTCCATGCCGAAGTGGGCGTGGCAGGCCGCGCATTCGACCACGGGCCCGGCGACCCCGCGCGAGAGCAGCGGGACACCGAGGACGGTGAAGCGGCGACGGCCGGTGCGTCGGCGGTAGTTGCGGTCGCCCCCGCAGTCGGGGCAGAAGAACTCTCCGTCGCCGATGGTGTTCCAGGACGTCCGGATGCCGCAGACGCGCAGTTTCCAGCCGCTTGCTCGTGGGGTTGGCAGCACGTCGCGCACCTCCGTAACGCTCCGGCATCATTGCCGCGTTGACGTGATGTTAGCCACATCTTGGAGGTGGCGTCAGCACCGCGGCGTGAGATCGCCACGACATGGCCGAACCCCGCCCACCGGAGTGGCGGACGGGGTTCGTGGGACGGAGCCGGGGACGGCGGGGCCGGCCGGGGTCGGCCGGCCGGGGTTCAGCGGGTCGCGCGGTTGACCGCGGAGATGACGGCCTTCAGCGAGGCACGCGTGGTGTTCGCGTCGATTCCGATGCCCCACAGGACCTTGCCGTCGATGGCGCATTCGATGTACGAGGCGGCCTGGGCGCTCGCGCCCTCGCTCATCGTGTGCTCCTGGTAGTCCAGCAGCCTGGCGTCGATCCCGACGGTGGCCAGCGCCTCGAAGAAGGCCGAAATCGGACCGTTGCCGGTGCCGGTGAGGGTGGTCTCCGTACCGTCCACCACGGCCTGCACGGTCAGGGTGTCCTGGCCGTCCGTGTCGGTCGTGCTCTGGCCGGAGCGCAGCTGGATACGGCCCCAGGCATTGTCCGGGTTGGGCAGGTACTCGTCCCTGAAGACCGACCAGATCTGGCCGGGCGTGACCTCGCCGCCCTCGGCGTCGGTCTTGGCCTGGATGATCCGGGAGAACTCGATCTGCATACGGCGCGGCAGGTCCAGCTTGTGGTCGTTCTTCAGGACGTACGCGATACCGCCCTTGCCGGACTGCGAGTTGACGCGGATGACCGCCTCGTAGGAGCGGCCGACGTCCTTCGGGTCGATCGGCAGATACGGTACGGCCCACTCGATCTCGTCGAGCGTCCGGCCCTGCGCGGCGGCGTCGGCCTCGCGGGCGTCGAAGCCCTTCTTGATGGCGTCCTGGTGGGAGCCGGAGAAGGACGTGTAGACCAGATCGCCCGCGTAGGGGTGGCGCGGGTGGATCTCCATCTGGTTGCAGTACTCGCTGGTACGGCGGATCTCGTCGATCTGCGAGAAGTCGATCTGCGGGTCGACACCCTGGGAGAAGAGGTTCATGCCCAGCGTCACCAGGTCGACGTTGCCGGTGCGCTCGCCCTGGCCGAACAGGCAGCCCTCGATACGGTCGGCGCCGGCCATCAGCGCCAGCTCGGCGGCGGCGACGGCCGTGCCGCGGTCGTTGTGGGGGTGGACGGAGAGACAGACGTACTCGCGCCGTGACAGGTTCCGTGACATCCACTCGAAGCGGTCCGCGTGGGTGGAGGGGGTGGAGCGCTCCACGGTGGCGGGCAGGTTGAGGATGATCTCGCGGCCGGCCTCGGGCTGCCAGACGTCCATGACGGCCTCGCAGACCTCCAGGGCGAAGTCCAGCTCGGTGTCGGTGAAGATCTCCGGGCTGTACTGGTAGCCGAAGACCGTCTCGGGGCCGAGGATCTTCTCCGCGTACTCCATGACCAGCCGGGTGCCGTCCACGGCGATCTGCTTGACCTGCTCCTTCGAGCCGCGGAAGACGACGCGGCGGAAGGTGGGGGCGGTGGCGTTGTAGAGGTGCACGGTCGCGCGGTGGGCGCCGCGCAGGGCCTCCACGGTCCGCTCGATCAGCTCTTCGCGCGCCTGGGTGAGGACGGAGATCGTCACGTCCTCGGGGATGGCGCCCTCTTCGATGATCGACCGTACGAAGGCGAAGTCGGTCTCGCCGGAGGCCGGGAAGCCGACCTCGATCTCCTTGTAGCCCATGCGGACCAGCAGGTCGAACATCTCGCGCTTGCGGGCGGGCGACATGGGGTCGATCAGCGCCTGGTTGCCGTCGCGCAGATCGGTGGAGAGCCAGCGGGGGGCGGCGGTGATCCGCTGCTCGGGCCAGGTGCGGTCGGGGAGGGCGACGGCCTCGTAGGGGCCGTATTTGTGGATCGGCATCCCGGACGGGCGCTGGGTGTGGGTCGCGTTGGTGAGGGGCGTGGGGCGACCGACGGAAGAAGTATCAGACATTGCGCAGGGCTCCTCGTGTGTCCGCTGGGACGGCCGACGGGACGTGTTCACCGCAACGCCAGACTCCGCGGGGAGGGGGTCGGCCTACGACTACAGGCCCTCGCCGCGGCAGCTAAGGAGAAGCAGCCCGATACGCATGATGTTCCGCAGCTTAGCGGAGGCACGCCGTCCGCGCGGGTCCGTATCAGCATGCGGGACCGGCGGGCGGAACGCGAACGGCTTCCGCGACCCCCTCCACAGAGAGTCAGGATTTAACCACCGAACGACGCGGGATCACTCCATTTCAGCAACCTTGGTCGCAATGGGTGACATGGGCTCCACGGAGTGCCACATTGGCCCGTATGGACGCCATCGCTCCCGACACCGACACCGGCATCGCCGCTGTCGCTCCCGTCGTTCCCGTCGCTCCCGTTTTCTGCACCATTGTGCCGCCTCATGTGCTCGACAAGCTGGCGCAGGCCGAGGACCCGGAGGTCTCCGGGCCCGCCCGGCGGACCCTGGAGGCGGACTCCGCCCAGCGCACCCGCCGCCGGCTGACCACGGTCGTCGGCACCCGCGCGCCGGACGCCCCGGCCGCGCCGGCGGACGGCACGGCCGCCGCCTCCGGAGAGCCCCGCCGCACCATCTACGACTGCGGCCACCGGACCGCGCTGCCGGGGAAGAAGGTACGGGCCGAGGGCACCCCGCCCGGCCAGGACGCCACCGTCAACCGGGCGTACGCCGGACTCGGCGCGACGTTCGAGCTGCTGCTGAGCGCGTACGGCCGTGACTCGCTGGACGGCGCCGGCCTGCCGCTGATCGCCAGCGTCCACTACAGCCGCGACTACAACAACGCCTTCTGGGACGGCGACCAGATGGTGTTCGGCGACGGGGACGGGCAGATCTTCCTCGACTTCACGATCCCGGTCGACGTGATCGGCCACGAGCTGGCCCACGGCCTCACCCAGTACACCGCCAACCTCGCCTACTTCGGCCAGCCCGGCGCGCTCAACGAATCGGTCTCGGACGTCTTCGGCGCGCTGGTCAAGCAGTACACCCTGGACCAGACCGCCGAGCAGGCCGACTGGCTGATCGGCGAGGGCCTGCTCGCCCCCGGCGTCAACGGGGTCGCGCTGCGCTCCATGAAGGCCCCGGGCACGGCGTACGACGACCCGGCCCTCGGCAAGGACCCGCAGCCGGCGACCATGGAGAACTACGTCCGGACGAGCCGGGACAACGGCGGGGTCCACATCAACTCCGGCATTCCCAACCACGCGTTCTACCTCTTCGCCACCCGGCTGGGCGGCAAGGCGTGGGAGCGCGCGGGCCAGGTCTGGTACGACGTGCTGACCAGCGGCGAGCTGACGGTCGACGCGGACTTCAAGGACTTCGCCCGCCAGACCCTCGCGGCGGCACGGGCACGCTACGGCGACGCGGCGGAGCTGGAGGCCGTGACCAAGGCGTGGTCCCAGGTCGGGGTGGCCGTGGAATAGCCGTCACCGCCCTCCACGTACTAGAACAGGACCCATGCGTATCCAAGTACGGCGTACGGGCGGCTTCGCGGGAATCGAGCGCAGGTCCGAGGTGGACACCACGGACCTGCCCGATGCCGAAACCTGGCGACAACTGGCCGAACACGCCATGACCGGCGCCCAGAACACCCCGCCGCAAGGCGTGCCGGACGGCTTCAGCTACCGGATCACGATCGACGACCACACATTCCACTGCACGGACCCGAACCTGACGGACGCGCAACGGGCACTGATCTCACGCGTCCTCAAGGAGGGCGCGTAGCCGTCACCCCCGCCCAGCCGACCATATCGCGGTATGGTAGCTGTATGGCCACCAAGAAGATCACCATCACGCTCCCCGAAGAGCTGGTCAAAGCAGCTAAGGGCTTCACCGACAACCTCTCCGGATACGCGGCGGAGGCTCTGGCCCGAAGAATTCGCAACGAGCTTCTCTCCGAGGAGATCCGCCGGTACGAGGAGGAACACGGCGCCTTCACGGAGGAGGAGCAGACGGAAGCGGACGCGATCCTGCACGGATGGCTCCAGCCCGACGCGAATCCCGTGCAAGAGACAAGGAACGCAGCGTGAACCGGACAGTCTCCGCTCTTGTGCTCGACTCGGAGGGGTTCTCCGCCTGGATCATGGAGGACCGCAAGGTCGGTCGTCTCATCGACTCCGCACAGCGGAACGAAACGGACCTCGTGATCAGCGCCAATACGATCATTGAGGTCACTCACGCGGGTACGAAGATGAGCCGACTGAACTGGCTCCTCTCACGCGTGAAAGTGGAGCCCGTCACCGAGAACAGCGCCAAGGCCGCGGCGCGGTTACTCAAGGACGCGGGGCTCCACGGCCACAAGTACGCCATCGACGCCACCGTGGCTGAGGTGGCTCTCCGTCAAGAAGGACACATCGCGCTGCTGACCTCGGACATCGACGACATGGCCAAACTCTGCGGCGACCGCGTACATCTGATCGCGGTCTGAGAAATCCGTCCGGCCAGTGGCCGCTAAAAGCCCAGCTTGCGCAGCTGTTTCGGGACCCATTCCGCCCGCCGCGCTCGCGAGCCTCGGCCCCAGGGGGCCTCACCGGCTTCGCGCGGCTGCGTCGGCCTCCGGCCGCCGGGCCGGGGCTCGCTCAGAAGCCCAGCTTGCGCAGCTGTTTGGGGTCGCGCTG encodes the following:
- a CDS encoding MMPL family transporter yields the protein MRAVPASPSVARESAPTPEVPSAGPPPRGRRRALPWAVLALWILVLAVAAPFAGKLGDVQRDSVVDYLPANADSTQVATVQQRLPGGESTDLVLVYHRDAGLTAADRRTAERQIAAVAAAHRLTDRGTPVAVPSEDGTTLMVPVSTTEPGSDEDARAAFVDGVRKTVSSGLRADGLSVEVGGPGALRTDTTGVFETLDGTLMIATVLVVAVLLILTYRSPFLWLVPLAVVGVAAFTARALVYGVVQGMDLTVTSQSAGIMTVLVFGAGTDYALLLVARYREELRRTPDVYDAMRAALRGSGPAVLASSGTVALGLLCLLAADLNNMRGLGPVGAVGVLCALAAMLTLLPAVLVLLGRRVFWPLVPAYGADQGRGAGPGDAARRPSRRSLFAAMGGSAGRRPAVVLAAGAVLLGALALGMSRLPGTLTQADSFIDRPESVSAMRTLADAYPERGSQPIALTGPTAGADRALERARTTEGVASAEPGRSEPSAGGTGRSEIIVFAKDAPQTAGETRTIEALRAGLRAGGGADDWHVGGPSAQQLDLDRAGAHDRKIVMPLVLAVVLLILIALLRSLVAPLVLVVAVVAVWGAAMGLGGLVFGPVLGFGGVDRGLPLLSFVFLVALGVDYGIFLMHRIREEALSGAEPAAAALTALRTTGGVIASAGIVLAATFAVLMSLPLVMMAELGFVVGVGVLLDTFLVRTYLVTSAAVLLGRRMWWPGALRK
- a CDS encoding sensor histidine kinase, translated to MADGDGAEVRRPRLGERILTAVSRDPLAVPRRRRLRNDALVATALAALAVVLALTVRNGRAPDGLGWALLLGGIVPLAWRRSRPRLVLLAVVVCVVPYHAADYVHLAAVPGALLALYTVAAIVRPWQTLLIGGAVTGLALTVMIAISAHQGLELLRVSGWFLAVLIWGVDVRTYRQYIASVEGRAERAERTREEEAARRVAEERLRIARDLHDLLAHSITLIGVQTAVASHILTVDPERLDRAAVAKALDDIAGTCRTARAEVRTTLEVLRGEEEDALSPRGESEGPLPGLAALPALARTARARLTLRTEGAGPVPPAVGAAAYRIVQESLTNSVRHAGPEARAAVSVAARDAALYVTVTDEGGGGSGFGTGSGSRSGFGIIGMRERARSVGGTLLAGPRESGGFEVSAVLPLRGNER
- a CDS encoding TerB family tellurite resistance protein; translated protein: MLPTPRASGWKLRVCGIRTSWNTIGDGEFFCPDCGGDRNYRRRTGRRRFTVLGVPLLSRGVAGPVVECAACHAHFGMDVLDHPTTIRFSAMLRDAVHTVALAVLAAGGTSSRTVRETAVLTVRAAGFEDCTEDRLTDLVDALAEDTGRFLAEPGPCGAALAIELHEALEPLAPHLAPAGRESILLQGARIALADGAYSPPEREVLSTVGGALQLRAADTERLLLAASGTPS
- a CDS encoding type II toxin-antitoxin system CcdA family antitoxin; its protein translation is MATKKITITLPEELVKAAKGFTDNLSGYAAEALARRIRNELLSEEIRRYEEEHGAFTEEEQTEADAILHGWLQPDANPVQETRNAA
- a CDS encoding protealysin inhibitor emfourin, coding for MRIQVRRTGGFAGIERRSEVDTTDLPDAETWRQLAEHAMTGAQNTPPQGVPDGFSYRITIDDHTFHCTDPNLTDAQRALISRVLKEGA
- a CDS encoding PIN domain-containing protein, whose amino-acid sequence is MNRTVSALVLDSEGFSAWIMEDRKVGRLIDSAQRNETDLVISANTIIEVTHAGTKMSRLNWLLSRVKVEPVTENSAKAAARLLKDAGLHGHKYAIDATVAEVALRQEGHIALLTSDIDDMAKLCGDRVHLIAV
- a CDS encoding response regulator transcription factor, translating into MSATTIRVLLADDQTLVRAAFAMLVESAGDMEVVGQAGTGREAVELARSARADLVVMDIRMPDLDGIEATRLIAADDDLAGVRILVLTTYDTDDHILEALRAGASGFLVKDTHPADLLAAIRTVAAGDALLSPGPTSRLIARVLSTPPPPPPTSDVTGGPDRLSARERQVLALVARGHTNTAIAEALGLSPLTAKTHVSRIMGKLGARDRAQLVIVAYESGLVVPGATS
- the leuA gene encoding 2-isopropylmalate synthase — translated: MSDTSSVGRPTPLTNATHTQRPSGMPIHKYGPYEAVALPDRTWPEQRITAAPRWLSTDLRDGNQALIDPMSPARKREMFDLLVRMGYKEIEVGFPASGETDFAFVRSIIEEGAIPEDVTISVLTQAREELIERTVEALRGAHRATVHLYNATAPTFRRVVFRGSKEQVKQIAVDGTRLVMEYAEKILGPETVFGYQYSPEIFTDTELDFALEVCEAVMDVWQPEAGREIILNLPATVERSTPSTHADRFEWMSRNLSRREYVCLSVHPHNDRGTAVAAAELALMAGADRIEGCLFGQGERTGNVDLVTLGMNLFSQGVDPQIDFSQIDEIRRTSEYCNQMEIHPRHPYAGDLVYTSFSGSHQDAIKKGFDAREADAAAQGRTLDEIEWAVPYLPIDPKDVGRSYEAVIRVNSQSGKGGIAYVLKNDHKLDLPRRMQIEFSRIIQAKTDAEGGEVTPGQIWSVFRDEYLPNPDNAWGRIQLRSGQSTTDTDGQDTLTVQAVVDGTETTLTGTGNGPISAFFEALATVGIDARLLDYQEHTMSEGASAQAASYIECAIDGKVLWGIGIDANTTRASLKAVISAVNRATR
- a CDS encoding M4 family metallopeptidase, with protein sequence MDAIAPDTDTGIAAVAPVVPVAPVFCTIVPPHVLDKLAQAEDPEVSGPARRTLEADSAQRTRRRLTTVVGTRAPDAPAAPADGTAAASGEPRRTIYDCGHRTALPGKKVRAEGTPPGQDATVNRAYAGLGATFELLLSAYGRDSLDGAGLPLIASVHYSRDYNNAFWDGDQMVFGDGDGQIFLDFTIPVDVIGHELAHGLTQYTANLAYFGQPGALNESVSDVFGALVKQYTLDQTAEQADWLIGEGLLAPGVNGVALRSMKAPGTAYDDPALGKDPQPATMENYVRTSRDNGGVHINSGIPNHAFYLFATRLGGKAWERAGQVWYDVLTSGELTVDADFKDFARQTLAAARARYGDAAELEAVTKAWSQVGVAVE